The following DNA comes from Pseudodesulfovibrio senegalensis.
CGGACGAGGTGCAGGACGTGCGCGAAACCATTCTTTCCGTTGCCGAGCCCCCGGATTTGCGCATCCTCGGCCCCAAGTGCCTCGGGTTCATGGTCCCGGCCCTGAACCTGAACGCCTCGCTGGCCCATGCAAAGGCCAAACCCGGCAAGGTGGCCTTCATCTCCCAGTCCGACTCCCTGTTCGCCACGGTGCTGGACTGGGCCAAGGACAAGGGCATCGGCTTTTCGCATCTGGTTTCGCTGGGACAGCGCGTGGACGTCACCTTTGCGGACATCATCGACTACCTCGGCTCGGACCCGGCCACCCGCTCCATCATGATCTACATGGAATCGCTCACGGACGCGCGCGAATTCATGTCCGCGGCACGGGCCGCGGCGCGCAACAAGCCGGTTCTGGTGCTGCGGCCCGGAATGGCGCTGGATTCGCTGGTGCCGGGCATGGGGTGCCGGCAGGTGGGCGGCAAACGGCTTTGCGACGAAATCTACGACGTGGCCTTCCGGCGCGCGGGCATGCTGCGCGTGGACTCCATCGACGGCCTGTTCGACGCGGCCCAGACCCTTTCCATGCCCAAACCCGTGCGAGGCGAGCGCCTTGCCATTCTGACCAACGGCACCAGCGCCGGCATCATGGCCGCGGACAGGCTGCTGGCCGGTGGCGGCACGCTGGCTGATCTTTCCGAAGAGACACAGGCCGGACTGTTCGACCTTACGGACGGCAAGATCACGGGCAACAATCCCGTGGACATCCCCTTCAACGCGGACGGGGACATGTATTCCAAGGCGCTCAAGCTGCTCACCAAGGACAAGGGCGTGGACGGCATTCTGGTCATGCACGTGCCGTGGGCGCAACAGCCCGAGGTGGAAATAGCCGAGGCCGTGGCCAAGACCCTGAAACGGGTCAAGCGCATGGTGCTCACGGCATGGCTGGGCTCGGGCGGTGCGGAAAAGGCGCGCGCAGTATTCGCGGAGGCGGGCATCCCCAGCTACGAATCCCCGGCGCAGGCCGTGCGGGCCTTCATGTATCTGGCCGAGTACCGCCGCAACCAGGAACTGCTCATGGAGACTCCGGATTCCCTGCCCTCGGACTTTTTCCCGGACACGACCACTGCCAGAAGCGTGGTGGAACAGGCTCTGGGCGACGACCGCGAGGAACTGACCGAACCCGAGGCCAAGGCCGTACTCGCGGCCTACGGCATTCCGGTGGTGGAAACGCGGCTGGCGGTCTCGGCCAAGCAGGCCTGCATCGCCGCGGACGAGCTGGGGTATCCCGTGGCTCTGAAGGTGCGCTCGCCCCAGATCGACCAGCCCTTTGACGTGGGCGGGGTGCTGCTGGACCTGGAAACGCCCGAGCAGGTGTGGGAAGGCGCGGCCACCATGCTGGCCCGCGTGAACCGCGAACGGCCCGACGCCTACATCGAGGGCTTCATCGTGCAGAAGATGGGCAGGCGCATGGGCGCGCACGAGCTGTTCGTGGCCGCCGAGGTGGACCCCGTGTTCGGCCCGGTGATCCATTTCGGCCACGGCGGCATGGCCCGCGAAATGATCAAGGACGACGCCATCGCCATGCCCCCGCTCTCCATGAGTCTTGCCCGCGAAATGGTCGAACGCACGCGCATCTTTGAACTGCTCAAGGGCACGCCGTCGCAGCTCCCGGCAGACGTGGACGACATCTGCCTGACCATCATCCAGATTTCCCAGCTGCTGGTGGACGTGCCCCAGATCGCCGGGCTGGACCTCAACCCGCTGTATGCGGACAGTGAAGGCGTTCTGGCGCTCGGCGGCAAGATCCGTGTGCACCCCTTTGACGGGCATGGGCAGGAGCGTCTGGCCATCCGGCCCTACCCGCGCGAGCTGGAGGAATGCATCACCACCCGCTCGGGCCGCAAGGTGACCATCCGGCCCATCCGCCCCGAAGACGAGGAAACCCACCGCATGTTTCTGGAACGCCTTTCGGACGAGGATTTGCGCATGCGCTTTTTCGGCGTGGTGCGCCGCGATTTCGACCACAAGGATCTGGCCCGCTTCACCCAGATCGACTACGACCGCGAAATGGCCTTCATCGCACAGGCGGAAACCGACGAGGGCGAGGTGGAGACCCTCGGGGTCATGCGCACCAACACCAAGCCGGACAACTCGGACGCGGAGTTTGCCATCGTGATCCGCTCGGACCAGAAAGGGGACGGGCTCGGCTCCCTGCTGTTCGGACGCGGCATCGACTACACCCGCGAACGGGGCACGCTGCGTATCTCCGGCCAGACAATGGCCGAAAACAAGGCCATGCAGGGACTGGCCAAAAAATTCGGCTTTGCCATCTCCCCGGCAAAGGACGACCCGGACCTCGTGGACATGGACCTTGAGCTGAACAAAGAACCCGGGACAACAGAGTGACGCTGCACGTGCATCACCATACGGCCCTGCAACTGCGCGGAGGAGCCGTACGCGTGGCCATGCTGCTGCAACGCGGGCTGGCGAACGCGGGCGTGGACTGTTCGGCCTCCTTTGAATTCGCGGAAACCGGGGACCTGAAAACCGCCACGCCGCCGGAGAGGCTCGGCCCGCTGGTGCGCGAAACCGCGCCCAAGGACGCGCTGGTGCACGTGCACGGCAGCGGCGACTGGGTGCGGCTGCTCAGCTCCCTTGATCGTGCGCCGGTCATGACCCTGCACGACTGCGACCTGTTCACGGGCGGGTGCGCCTATCCCCTGAACTGCGCCCATTTTTCCGAAGAATGCAAGGAGCCCTGCCCCAGGGATTACCCCGAATGCGCGGGCTACCGCGAGGCCAAGAAACTGTTGGTGGACAAGCTGCAACCCGTGCTGGTCTCGCCCTCGGGCTGGCTGGCCGGGCTGGCGCGCGAGGCCCTGCCCGGGCATACCGTGCGGGTGATCCCCAACGGCATCCCGTGGCCGGAAACCCCGCCGGACAAGGCTGCGGCGCGCAAGGCCATGGGCATCCATCCGGCCGCCCGCGTGGTCGTGTTTGTGGCCCACGGCGGGGAAAAGGCCGCCTACAAGGCAGGCAACCGCTGGTGCGAGCTTTGGGACGACCTGTGCAAACGCGCACCCAACATGGTGGGCTTTGCCGTGGGCGGCGACACCGCATTCACGCACAACGGCCTGCACTTCTGGCCCTATGTGGACAGGACACGCATGGCCCGGTTGCTGGCCGCGGCGGACGTTTTGCTCTATCCCTCGCTGGCAGACAACCATCCGTTGGTGGTGCTGGAGGCACAGGCGCAGGGGTTGCCCACGGTGGCCTTTGCCGCGGGCGGCATTCCCGAACAGATACGGGACGGGGACACCGGCCTGCTGGTGCGCGAACAGGATTTTGGTGCGCTGGCCGAAACCGCCGCCACCCTGCTGACCCGGCCCCGTCAGGCGCGCGAAATGGGCGTTGCCGCATTTTACCACGGGCAAAAACGCTTCACCATGGAACGCATGGTCAACGACTATCTGCGCCTGTACCGCGCGGCGGACCAACAGGACAAAAATGAAGAGGACGCAAGGGATGCATGAAAACCTGACCGTGCCCTTTGCCGGGAAAAAGGTCTTCTGGTTCGGAGAGCGCTATTTCGTGGACGCGCTGCAAAACATGGGCGCGGACGTTACCTATGCCCGGCCCGACGGCCGCCCGCTGGACTGGCAGGGCGTGGTGCGCACCGCCGGGTTCGAGCCGGATCTGCTTGTGTACGGCGACCGCAGCCTGCCCGTGCCGCTTCTGGGGCTGGAAGACTATCCATGCCCCACCATGTTTCTGTGCGTGGATACGCACATCCACAGCTGGTATCCCTTTTATGCGCAGGCGTTCGACCTGTGCACCGTGAGCCTGCGCGACCACATGGAAACCTTTTGCAACAAGCGCCTGCCCGACGAACGCCTGCTGTGGCTGCCGCCCTTTGCCAGGGACGAAGACCTGCCCAAGCCCATGGACAAGGAATGGGACCTGCTGTTCGTGGGCAACGTGGGCGAGGACATCTTTCCGGTGCGCACGCGCATGCTGCACGAGATCGGGAAACGCATGCCCGGGCTTGTGGTCAGGCAGGGGACCTACCGCGACCTGTATCCCAAGGGCCGCGTGATCCTGAATATTGCCGAACGCGGGGACCTGAACTACCGGGTCTTCGAGGTGCTGGGCTGCGGCGGGTGTCTGCTGACCCCGGCCATCGGCCACGGACAGGAAGAACTCTTCGAAAACGGACGCGACCTGTTCACCTATCCGGTGAACGACGTTGACGCGCTGGTGGAAACAGCACAAAAGCTGCTGGCCGAGCCTGAACTCTGCCAACGGGTTGCGGCCAGCGGTCAGGCCAAAGTGGACGCCATGCACCGGGCCAGTCACCGCGCCGCCGAGTTCGCGCGCTGGGCCGAGAGCTTCGACCTGAACACGCTGGCAGCGCAGCGCAGGCGGCAGGCTCCGGTCATCCACGACATGTTTTTGCGGCTTTTGTACCTGCATCTGGCCGAGACCTGCGGGAATGATGTGCTGGCCATGGCCTACATGAAGGCGGCGAAAAGAGGATAATCAGGGATTATCCTGCAAAAATTATTGTTTTGCCAAGGAAGAGTGGCGGGACGCGGTGGTTTGTCTGTTGCGCTGACACACAAAAAAACACCATAAAAACATCTTTATTGAAGGTTTCGCCCTCCAGGGCGACCTTCTTTTTCTGCTGGCGCAGAGAAAAAGAAGGCAAAAAACTGCGCTTGGCCCGCAACCTCGTGGGCTTGAGCGGGGTTCGCAAAAAAACAATAGACTGACCGACGAACAGGCCAGAGAACCGAGCGGATGTGTTTGATTGCCGCACAATCCCGACGGCCTTTTCCCGTCTGTCCGAGTGTCGGCTGAAATCGAGCCATCCTATGGCTCGGTGCGATAAAATATGCACGAGGACGGTGATACAAATTTCAGAAAATCAGCGAGGCACTGCAAACTGCCGACGCAGGGCGGAAATAAGGCCTGGAAGGATTGGGGGATAGGTCGCAGGAAAGGGGGCAAGGAAGGGGCGGCCAAAGCCGCCTTCCTTACCCCCTTTCCTCAAATGGTTCTCGTCATACTCGCACGAAAAGTCTTTGTACGACTGCGCGTCAGCGCAACGTACTCATGAAAAATCTGCGGCATCAACTCCCTGGCCGCACGCCAGCACACCCCCAAACTACCCGTCAATCCTGTCCTTGATCTGCCGAAAAAACTCCTGAAGAAACGCAGGCGTTGTCTCCTCGCCGTTGACATCCAACCGCCAGAACAACACCACCAGATTGCCGCGCGGGGTCTTGGTGCCGCCAAAGAACAACTCGTGCCTGTCATTGCTGGCGTTCTGCATGGTCAGCACCCATGAACGGTCGCGACGTTCCCAGCTGGTCAGGCTCAGGCCGGTGCTCTTGCCCTCCTGCATGACGGCATCCACGAATCCTTCCAGCGGAACGCGACCGGGCAGGCCCAGAAACTCGTTCTGCTCGTTGCGGATGACGATGGGGGTGGTCATGAACGTTTCCGAAGGCTGCGGCAGGCCTTTGGCCGAGGCCGCGGATTCTTCCTTTTCAGGCTGTTCGGCCTGCTCGGGTTCTACCGGCTGCCATGCCTCGGTTTCCGGCTTCACGGATTCCTGCCTGTTTTTATCCTCGGCATCCGCGCCGGGCTGTCCTTCAAACGTATAGGACTTGGTGCCGCCGGAACCGCGCACGTTGATGATCTTGCGCGCCCGCACCTTGGCTTCTCCCTCGGGCGGGGTGGTGCGCAGATGATCCAGCAGTTCGGTGAACATCTGTTCGTTGCGGGCTTCGGCATCGGCAAAACTGCCCAGAGCCTTTTCAACCTTTTCCAGCCGTTTGTCGGCCCGGGCCTGTGCCGTGGCCAGCTGGGCCATGCCATGCATCATCTGTCCTGCCGTCTCGAAGAACTTGTCCAGATACTCCCTGGACACCCCGTTCAGGCCGGACTCGCCGCCCGCTTCGTTGCCGGAGGCACGGACGCCGGTCTTTTTCAAATCCTTGCGGCTGATCTCCCGAAAACGCCCCTTGAGCACCTTGTAGGTCTCGTTGATGCTCATACCCTTGGTGAAACAGTCGCGGATGCACAGGCAGATATCCCCGGCCTCGGGTTTGAAGCGGATGGGCTTGCCGTCCGTGTGCACGGGAATGAACGTGGGAAATTTGCGACGGTAGCTCTTGATGGTGGTCTCGGACACGCCGCAAAGCGCGGCAAGATCCTTGTGGGTCAGGGTCTCAGACATGGCGTTTTCTCGCTGTTGTTGTCAGGGAAACAAAATCCGAGGCGCGGTTCGCTCCCGGCTCGTCCAAACGCAGGGCACGGCTCCATACCGGAACGATGCGTGCCGGGAGAATGGGTGCGGCATTGCCGCCCACGCTGCTTCCGGCCAGCCGCAACGCATACCTGCGCGCGGATTTCCCCTTGGATATTGGCGTGCGATACAGGCCGTATACACGCATTGAAACATTGTGCGTCGTCATCAATCGTCACCTATCGACAGTCTTTTATAACAAGGGAAGATGCCTTTCGGAAACTTATCGATATTTCTATCGTGGCCTCGCTTGCACGTCAAGCCCAAAACAGGACGCAGGGCGTTGCCCTTGACCCTATTCGGTTTTGCATTCTTCAAATACGAAACAGGTTGCGAGGCATAACGCTTCGTCGAGCTCCTGCCAACTCAAAAACCGAAATCTTTTTTTCTTTCGATTTAAATCCCCCCACTGCAACCAACAGCGGCCCGGTCGGCTTTGCCGATCGGGCCGCTCGCCAAAATTCTTCACCGCTTAGCCTTGCACCACGCGATTTCGGCCGCCTTCCTTGGCTTGATACAGGGCCATGTCCACACGCTTGACGAACGCCTCGCGGTCTTCGCTTCCTGCGGCAACAGCCGCCCCGAAGCTGGAGGTCACGGGCCGGGGCACGCCGGTGAATGAAAAGGATTCCACGGCCCGGCGCAACCGCTCGGCCACCTGCGCGGTGCGCTGCATGGACGATCCCGGGGAAAGCACCATGAACTCCTCGCCGCCCCAGCGCGCAAGCCGGTCGGTTTCGCGGATGTTGTCGCGCACCAGCGCGGAAATCTCGCGCAGCACGGCATCGCCCACGTCATGACCATACTCGTCGTTGATGGATTTGAAATGGTCGATGTCGAACATGACCAGCCCGGGAGCATGGCCCGCAGCCAGTTCGGCATCCAGCAGACGCAAAAAGCTGCGACGGTTCAGGGCCTGGGTCAACGGGTCGGTGGATGCCTCGTCCTGCAGCATGGCGCGCTCATCCTCCAGTTCGCTGATATCCTGAAAGGAAAAAAGCCGCAGGCGGCTGTTGGGAAACGGAGAGTGGGTCACGGTGAACACGCCCGGCACGCCCGAGGGGTTGCCCCGGCCCTTGATGCGCAACACCTGATCCCGGTCCAGCTGGTCGTCCACCACCGTGCGCACCCAGCCGCTGTCGCCACCCTGATACGGTTCACCGTTGATCTCCACGATGTTGCCGCCCAGCGATGCTCCGGCGGCGTGCATATGCCGATGGGAATCAAACCCCAGATACGCGGCCAGCTTGCGGTTGGCGTAAACGGTCCGTCCGTCGTGCTCCAGCAGGGCCATGCCCGGAAAAACATCCAGCAGGTTCCAGAGCATGGTGTCGCTTTTTTCCAGCTTTTTGCGCATGAACACGGTGCGCGCGCACCGCCGCACGGCCTCCAGCAACCGCTTGTCACGCACGGGCATGCGCAAAAACGCGTCGATGTTCATTTCCACGGCCTTGAGCAGCACCTTGGGATTGTAAAGATCATAGGCCACGAGCACGGGAACGTCCTCGTCGTCTTCACGGATGGCCGCGATCATGTCCGGCCCGTCCAGCACGGGCAGGACCATGTCCGTCAGCACCATGTCCGGCCGGTGTTCGCGCCAAAGGCGCAGCCCTTCGCGCCCGTCGCGCGCCTCGCGAACGGTCCCGGCCACGCGGGCCAGCAACGCGGCAATGCGCTCCCGCTCGAAATCATCGGCCATGACCACCTGTACGGACAGATTCCGTTTTGCGTCCCTCATGCTTCCTCCCGTCATGCGCCAGTATAGACCGTGCATGCCGCCACTTGCAACAAACCCCTTGGCGACAATGAAAAAGGGCTGCCGACATGCGCCGACAGCCCCGGTTGTTCAATGTACAATGCGCCTATTTGGGCGTCTTGGCGTCCACCACCTTGACCCCGAACTCCTTGATGTCGTTCACGGGCTGCTCGAAAAACACGAACATGAACGGCGTGGAAGCGCCGGGCCGCAGGAAGGTGTTGTTGGAAAGGATGCCCACCTCGGACTTGAGGCCGTCCTCGATCTCCTTGCGGCTCTGCACCTGCAACTGGAACATGGACAGCACGTTGCCGCAGAGCATCTGCTGCGAGGCCACCACCTTGGACTGGGCATCGAACAGCTGGGCCTGCACCTCGATGCGTTCCTTGGGCGTGGCAAAGTTGTTGACCGCGGTTCCCTGAATCACGAACAGCACGCCCGCCTTTTCGTTCTTGGCGTAGAACTGGCGCACGTTCTTGAGCTCGATCTTGTTCACGCGCTGCTCCGGGGACTCGCCCGGTTCCACGTCCTGTCCGGCCTCGTCCGCAAACCAGCTGCCCACATAGGGCACGTTCTGGAAATAGGAGCCAAGGTCGATACCCACGAGGGTCCAGGCCTTGAAATACACGCCCCCGCCGATGAGCAGCACGAACGCCAGCAGAATGATGATGCCGGTCAGGCTGCGCTTGGGCTTTTCGTCCAGATCGAGGCTCTGTTCAAAGAGGGATTCGTCCTCTTCCTCGTCCCCGTCCTCATCGTCGTCGGCAAAAAGATCCTCATCCCCGGCTTCGGATTCGGCCTCGGCCTCTTCGTCGAACAGGCCGCCCATGTCGGCGTCGTCGCCGGCAGGCTCTTGGGCTTCGGGTTCATCGTCGCCGAAAAGGTCGTCCACCTCGTCCAGCCCGTCCGCGGAGTCCTCGCTGCGGCTATCCTTGGGCGGTTCGTCGCCGAAGAGTTCTTCCTCGCCACCCTCGAACAGGGTTTCGTCGGGTTCGGAGGCAGGCTCGGCAGCTTCGCCGTCCTGATCGTCGAACAGGTCGCTGAAATCATCTTCGGGCGGCGCGTCCACGCCCGAGGACTCTTCCTCGCCACCGGCAAACGGTTCTTCGGTATCCAGCTCCGGGGAAGCCGCCTCGGTTTCCTGTTCGGCCTTGGCCTGGTCAAAGGCCGCGTCGAACTCGGAATCGGATTCCGGCTTTTCCACGGGGGCTTCCTGCTCCAGCAGGGCCTCCACTTCCTCCTCGACCTGCGCCGAGGGAGGATTCACCTTGAACATGTGCCCGCAACGCGAGCACTTCACCTTGGAACCGCCCGGGGCAATCTTGTCTTCGGGCAGATTGTATTTGGTCTGGCAATTTGAACACGTAACAATCATTGGGCGATCTCCAGTGTTGTCCGCAGGTTATTCCCCGGAATCCGTGGCCAGCTCGTAGATGGCGTCCAGTTCCCGGTAACGTTCGGCGTAATCGAGGCCATAGCCAACGATGAAACCCGAGGGAATGTCAAAGCCCGGAAAATCCACGGTGACGTCGATTTCCCGACGCTCATGTTTATCAATAAGCGCGCAAATTTTCAAACTCTTGGGATTTCTCTTTTTCAACACGTGCAAAAGGAAATCCATGGAATGGCCGGTATCCACGATGTCTTCAATGATGAGCACGTGTTTTCCGTCCACCGACACTTCCATGTCCTTGGAAAAAACAATGTCTTCCCCTCGGGCCGTGGCTGCACCATAGCTGGCAAGCCGCACGAAATCCACCTGCACTTCCCTGTCTATGGACCGGATCAGGTCCGAAAAGAACAAAAAAGCGCCCTTGAGCACGCAAACACAGATGAGCGGAGCGTCATCGTCATAGGCGCGGGCGATTTCGCCCCCCATTTCATTGACGCGATTGCGGATTTCCTCTGCCGAGATGAACGGTGTCAGTTTGTGGGCCATAAGGTCCTGCCGGGTTTGGAATTAAAAACGAAAGGTCATGGCCACTTCATTACAGTGGTCAGGAAACCGGGGACAGTTGAGACAGTCTGACCAAATCTTCTGGTTCAGACGTTCCTTTTCGGTCTGCTCAAAGCCCACCTTGGCAAAAAAGCCCGGGACTTCGGTCAGGGTAAAAACAGTCGGGATGCCCAGAGTCACGGCCTCGCTCAGGGCCGTTTCCACAATGGTCCGGCCCAGCCCGGCCTTGCGCAGCTCCGGGGCCACCACCAGCGAACGGATTTCGGCCAGGTCTTCCCATGTGATGGAAAGGGCCACGCAGGCCACGACCTCGCCGTCCTGTTCGGCAACGAAAAAGTCGCGCAGGTGCGAATACAGCTGGCTGATGGAACGGGGCAGGACCAACGCCTCATGATCCCTGCGCATGAGCAGCGAATGGATGGCCCGCACATCTTCGATCCGGGCCTTGCGAATGAGGGGGGTCGGCACCTATTTCTCCAGAATCTTGTTCAGGAGCATGGCCAGCATGCTCCGGGGAAACAGTCCGGCCCGGCTGAAGGTGACCTCGCCCTGACCGTTGAAGACCACCAGGTGCGGAATGGCCGAGACCTTGAAACGGGAAGCCAAGGTCTGGTCGCCCATATACACGGGCACGCCGGGCTTTTCTTTGGCAAAGAATTTTTCCACGGCCTCGCGCTTTTCGTCCATGGAAACGGCCGCAAACACGACCTTGTCCCCGTAGTCGGCAGCGGAAAGGCCCAACTCGGGAATTTCTTCGCGGCAGGCCGGGCACCACGTGGTCCAGAAACAGAGCACGAGGGGCTTGCCCCTGCTCTGTTCAAGCAGGGCATCAAACCCGGCGGAATCCAGGGACGGATAGCCCGCCTCGGTCTTTGCGGACGAGCAGGCTGCGAACAGGAAAATCATGGCCGCCAGAATCACGGCGGCCGTTGTATACAGACGGAACTTCTTCATGAGCACCTCGATGGTTTCTGCGCGTGCTATAGCAGTCTTTTCACCGGATTTGAAGCAGTTCCCCGCGGAATCACTGAACCAGACGCTGGGCCAGCTTCACGGCCTCCATGGCGTCCGTGGACCAGCCGTCCGCGCCGATGGAGGTACAGAACTTGTCCGTGACAACGGCCCCGCCGATCATGACCTTGGTGTCCATGCCCCGTTCCCGGACCATGTTGACCGTGTCTTCCATGCGCACCATGGTGGTGGTCATGAGCGCGGAAAGCCCGATGATGCTCGCGCCGTGTTCCTCGGCCGCGTCCACGATGCGCTCGGCGGACACGTCCTTGCCCAGATCCACCACGTCAAAGCCGTAGTTCTTGAGCATGAGGCAGACGATGTTCTTGCCGATGTCGTGGATGTCGCCCTCCACCGTGGCCATGACCACCACGGGCTTGTCCTTGCCCCCTTCGGAGGCGTCCAGCAACGGCTGCAACCGGCCGAATGCGGTCTGCATGGTCTCGGCGGAGCGCAAAAGCTGGGGCAGGAAGTATTCCTTGCGGTCATACTTTTCACCCACTTCGAGGATGCCGGGAATGAGCATGTCGTTGACGATGTTCATGGCCTCCACGCCCTTTTCCAGCTCGGCCTCCACCAGTGCGACCACGCCTTCGCGGTTGCCCGAAACAACGGCGGAAAGCAATGACGCGCCCTGTGCACCGTCATCCGTGGCCGGGGCCTTGTCCGAGCCCGACGCCGGGCCGGAGCCGGTGGCCGCGCCGGACGCGCTGCCCGGAGTCCAGTCCGCATAGCGGTTGATATAGCGCTCGGCCTGCGGGTCGCGGTTCAGCAACACCTCCACGCTGTGCAGGGTCTCCTGCAAGCGCTGGGAATTGGGGTTGGAAATGAACGAGGTCAGGCCCGACGTCATGGCCATGGCCATGAACGTGGAGTTGAGCAGTTCACGCGCGGGCAGCCCGAAGGAGACGTTGGACAGGCCCACGGTGGTGGCCAGCCCGAGCTGTTCCTTGCAGTGGCGCACGGTTTCGAGAAAATGTTTCGCGGCCTCGGGCTTGGAGGAAACGGTCAGGGCCAGACAGTCCACCACCACAAGACGACGCGGGATGCCCAGCGCAAGGGCCTGACCCAGCAGCTCCTCGATCACGGCGATGCGCTCGGCGGACGTGACCGGCAGTTTCTTGCCCTGAATGGGCAGCAGGATGAACGGCGCACCGAACTTCTTGCACACCGGGCCGAGCCGTTCCATCTTGCCCGGCTCGCCGGAAATGGAGTTGACCAGCGGCGACCCCGGATAGTTCCACAGCCCGGCCTCCACCGCGTCGGAATCGTTGGAGTCGATGGACAGGGGGCAGGGGAAGCGCGACACAAGGGTCTTGACCAGTTCGGGCAGCAGTGCGGCCTCGTCCACCAGCGGGGCGCCCACGTTCACGTCCAGCACCGGAGCGCCCTGCTCCAGCTGCTCCTCGGCAAAACGCAGGGCCTCGGCGAATTGGCCTTCCTGCAACTCGGCAGTGAGCTGCTTCTTGCCCGTGGGGTTGATGCGCTCGCCGATGATCACGCCGCGATGGTCGAATCCCACGGGCACGCTCAGGGAGCGGGAAGTCAACACGGTCTGGGCCGTGTCTTCGGGTTCGGGGCGTTTCCATTTGCGGCCTTGGGCCATGCCGCGCAAAAGGCGGATATGCTCGGGCGTGGTGCCGCAGCAGCCGCCCACGAACTTGGCGCCCACGTCCAGCAGGCGCACGGCCTGTTCGGCAAACGGTTCGGGCGCGAGCCGGAACACGGTGTTGCCCTCGTCGTCCAGTTCGGGCAGGCCCGCGTTGGCCTCGGCAAAGGTGGGCGTGTTCAGGCGCGAGGACCATGACGCAAGGGTGTCGCGCATCTGTTCGGGACCGGCCGAACAGTTGGTGCCGATGAGCTCCACGCCCATGTTCTGCATGGTATCCACAAAGGTCAGCGGGCTTGTGCCGGTCAGGCAGGCCTCGCCCTCGAAGGTCATGGACACGGCCACCGGCAGGTCGCAGACCTCGCGGGCGGCCACCACCACGGCCTTGGCCTCGGCCAGGTCGAAATGGGTCTCGCCCATGATCAGGTCGGCCCCGCCCGCAACGCAGCCCTTGATCTGCTCCTTGAAAATATTCACCAGCTCCCGGAAGCTCAAATCGCCCAGCGGCTCCACGAACTTGCCGGTGGGACCGATGGACGCGGCCACAAACGCGCGGCCGTCCGCCACCTTTCGCGCCAGCGCCACCATGCGCCGGTTCAGCTCGAAAACATCCACGTTCAGCCCGAGCTTGGGCCCGGAACCGCCGAATGTGTTGGTGGTGATCACGTCGGCACCCGCCTCCACGTAGT
Coding sequences within:
- a CDS encoding DUF3426 domain-containing protein yields the protein MIVTCSNCQTKYNLPEDKIAPGGSKVKCSRCGHMFKVNPPSAQVEEEVEALLEQEAPVEKPESDSEFDAAFDQAKAEQETEAASPELDTEEPFAGGEEESSGVDAPPEDDFSDLFDDQDGEAAEPASEPDETLFEGGEEELFGDEPPKDSRSEDSADGLDEVDDLFGDDEPEAQEPAGDDADMGGLFDEEAEAESEAGDEDLFADDDEDGDEEEDESLFEQSLDLDEKPKRSLTGIIILLAFVLLIGGGVYFKAWTLVGIDLGSYFQNVPYVGSWFADEAGQDVEPGESPEQRVNKIELKNVRQFYAKNEKAGVLFVIQGTAVNNFATPKERIEVQAQLFDAQSKVVASQQMLCGNVLSMFQLQVQSRKEIEDGLKSEVGILSNNTFLRPGASTPFMFVFFEQPVNDIKEFGVKVVDAKTPK
- the hpt gene encoding hypoxanthine phosphoribosyltransferase; its protein translation is MAHKLTPFISAEEIRNRVNEMGGEIARAYDDDAPLICVCVLKGAFLFFSDLIRSIDREVQVDFVRLASYGAATARGEDIVFSKDMEVSVDGKHVLIIEDIVDTGHSMDFLLHVLKKRNPKSLKICALIDKHERREIDVTVDFPGFDIPSGFIVGYGLDYAERYRELDAIYELATDSGE
- a CDS encoding N-acetyltransferase translates to MPTPLIRKARIEDVRAIHSLLMRRDHEALVLPRSISQLYSHLRDFFVAEQDGEVVACVALSITWEDLAEIRSLVVAPELRKAGLGRTIVETALSEAVTLGIPTVFTLTEVPGFFAKVGFEQTEKERLNQKIWSDCLNCPRFPDHCNEVAMTFRF
- a CDS encoding TlpA family protein disulfide reductase, yielding MKKFRLYTTAAVILAAMIFLFAACSSAKTEAGYPSLDSAGFDALLEQSRGKPLVLCFWTTWCPACREEIPELGLSAADYGDKVVFAAVSMDEKREAVEKFFAKEKPGVPVYMGDQTLASRFKVSAIPHLVVFNGQGEVTFSRAGLFPRSMLAMLLNKILEK
- a CDS encoding homocysteine S-methyltransferase family protein; the protein is MPDFRSILKDDNIYFYDGGYGTLLMERGLPAGLSPELWGMEQPDVIASAYRDYVEAGADVITTNTFGGSGPKLGLNVDVFELNRRMVALARKVADGRAFVAASIGPTGKFVEPLGDLSFRELVNIFKEQIKGCVAGGADLIMGETHFDLAEAKAVVVAAREVCDLPVAVSMTFEGEACLTGTSPLTFVDTMQNMGVELIGTNCSAGPEQMRDTLASWSSRLNTPTFAEANAGLPELDDEGNTVFRLAPEPFAEQAVRLLDVGAKFVGGCCGTTPEHIRLLRGMAQGRKWKRPEPEDTAQTVLTSRSLSVPVGFDHRGVIIGERINPTGKKQLTAELQEGQFAEALRFAEEQLEQGAPVLDVNVGAPLVDEAALLPELVKTLVSRFPCPLSIDSNDSDAVEAGLWNYPGSPLVNSISGEPGKMERLGPVCKKFGAPFILLPIQGKKLPVTSAERIAVIEELLGQALALGIPRRLVVVDCLALTVSSKPEAAKHFLETVRHCKEQLGLATTVGLSNVSFGLPARELLNSTFMAMAMTSGLTSFISNPNSQRLQETLHSVEVLLNRDPQAERYINRYADWTPGSASGAATGSGPASGSDKAPATDDGAQGASLLSAVVSGNREGVVALVEAELEKGVEAMNIVNDMLIPGILEVGEKYDRKEYFLPQLLRSAETMQTAFGRLQPLLDASEGGKDKPVVVMATVEGDIHDIGKNIVCLMLKNYGFDVVDLGKDVSAERIVDAAEEHGASIIGLSALMTTTMVRMEDTVNMVRERGMDTKVMIGGAVVTDKFCTSIGADGWSTDAMEAVKLAQRLVQ